A single window of Ovis canadensis isolate MfBH-ARS-UI-01 breed Bighorn chromosome 15, ARS-UI_OviCan_v2, whole genome shotgun sequence DNA harbors:
- the ZNF408 gene encoding zinc finger protein 408, producing the protein MEATEELLLGRGRLQLAPDPRLGPDSGWSPPSEGCAPGLKDVPPGPTRAILALKSLPRGLALGPSLTAEQRLGVWCVGEPLPPGLLWGPLEEESVSEQKANGVEPKRKEDESLGSWGDVSLGSWGDVCACEQSAGWTSLVQRGRLEGEGNVAPVRIGERLHLQVSRLVPPGFELRLWPQLLSEGPSPTQPRPEEAASAAAEVESAVGQEAASPGEDTAEACPDPGHQSPPSIQAESVVSPDLTPQTQALVPEESQPLGPLPADGSMDEEDLLQTQMPPEPQSSSAPQQGPARGEASSSSSDRAPQLCAHLVKKLRSPRAKTSEPGAQVTGEPQRPGFPARLRSPPGPAGGSPKQGRRYRCGECGKAFLQLCHLKKHAFVHTGHKPFLCTECGKSYSSEESFKAHMLGHRGVRPFPCPQCDKAYGTQRDLREHQVVHSGARPFSCEQCGKAFARRPSLRLHRKTHQVAAAPAPCPCPVCGRPLASRGSLRNHMRLHTGEKPFPCPHCGRAFRQRGSLRGHLRLHTGERPYRCPHCADAFPQRPELRRHLISHTGEAHLCPVCGKALRDPHTLRAHERLHSGERPFPCPQCGRAYTLATKLRRHLKSHLADKPHRCPTCGMGYALLQSLRRHQLSHQARAPASPPCVPPAAPEPTVVLLQDAGSEGDSAPAGDIFEVTISQGQEKCFVAPEEPGPPPGLVLIHKDLAISAWAEVVEVETGS; encoded by the exons ATGGAGGCGACCGAGGAGCTGCTTTTGGGGAGGGGGAGACTGCAGTTAG CCCCCGATCCACGCCTGGGCCCGGACTCGGGATGGAGCCCTCCCAGCGAAGGCTGTGCCCCGGGACTCAAAGACGTCCCGCCCGGACCGACCCGAGCCATCCTCGCTCTGAAGAGCCTCCCCCGGGGCTTGGCCCTTGGCCCCTCACTCACCGCGGAACAGCGCTTGGGGGTCTGGTGTGTCGGCGAGCCCTTGCCTCCGGGACTGCTCTGGGGGCCGCTGGAAGAGGAGTCTGTCTCCGAGCAGAAGGCAAATGGAGTGGAACCAAAGCGGAAGGAG GACGAGTCACTAGGCTCATGGGGAGACGTGTCACTAGGCTCATGGGGAGACGTGTGTGCTTGTGAGCAGAGTGCAGGCTGGACTAG TTTGGTGCAGCGGGGCAGGCTGGAGGGCGAGGGGAACGTGGCCCCAGTGCGGATCGGCGAGAGGCTGCACCTGCAGGTGTCCCGGCTCGTGCCGCCAGGCTTTGAGCTGCGGCTGTGGCCCCAGCTTCTCTCCGAGGGCCCGAGCCCCACTCAGCCCAGGCCAGAGGAAGCGGCATCCGCGGCGGCAGAAGTAGAGTCTGCCGTGGGACAGGAAGCGGCCTCCCCCGGGGAGGATACAGCGGAAGCTTGCCCAG ATCCTGGTCACCAGTCACCCCCCAGCATCCAGGCAGAGAGTGTGGTGAGCCCTGATCTTACACCCCAGACCCAGGCCCTGGTTCCTGAGGAGAGCCAGCCACTCGGCCCGCTGCCTGCAGATGGCAGCATGGACGAGGAGGACCTGCTGCAGACCCAGATGCCACCTGAGCCTCAGAGCAGTTCCGCTCCCCAGCAGGGCCCTGCGAGGGGTGAGGCCAGTTCCTCCTCTTCTGACAGGGCCCCCCAGCTGTGTGCTCACCTGGTCAAGAAGTTGCGGAGCCCCAGAGCAAAGACCTCAGAGCCCGGGGCCCAGGTGACTGGAGAGCCGCAGCGCCCTGGCTTCCCCGCACGCCTGCGGAGCCCCCCTGGCCCGGCGGGAGGCTCCCCGAAACAGGGCCGACGGTACCGCTGTGgggagtgtggcaaggccttccTGCAGCTCTGCCACCTGAAGAAGCATGCGTTCGTGCACACGGGCCACAAGCCCTTCCTTTGCACCGAGTGCGGCAAGAGCTACAGCTCAGAGGAGAGCTTCAAAGCCCACATGCTGGGCCACCGCGGGGTGCGGCCCTTCCCCTGCCCGCAGTGCGACAAGGCCTACGGCACCCAGCGAGACCTCAGAGAGCACCAGGTGGTCCATTCCGGCGCGCGGCCCTTCAGCTGTGAgcagtgtggcaaggcctttgcCCGCCGGCCCTCCCTGCGGCTGCACCGCAAGACGCACCAGGTGGCGGCGGCCCCTGCCCCGTGCCCCTGCCCCGTGTGCGGGCGGCCCCTGGCCAGCCGGGGCTCACTGCGGAACCACATGCGGCTGCACACGGGGGAGAAGCCCTTCCCGTGCCCACACTGCGGCCGCGCCTTCCGCCAGCGGGGCAGCCTGCGCGGGCACCTGCGGCTGCACACGGGGGAGCGCCCGTACCGCTGCCCGCACTGTGCCGACGCCTTCCCGCAGCGGCCCGAGCTGCGGCGCCACCTCATCTCCCACACGGGCGAGGCCCACCTGTGCCCCGTGTGCGGGAAGGCACTCCGGGACCCGCACACGCTGCGCGCCCACGAGCGCCTGCACTCGGGGGAGAGGCCCTTCCCCTGCCCGCAGTGCGGCCGGGCATACACACTGGCCACCAAGCTGCGGCGCCACCTCAAATCCCACCTGGCCGACAAGCCCCACCGCTGCCCCACCTGCGGCATGGGCTACGCGCTCCTGCAGAGCCTCAGGCGGcaccagctcagccaccaggCCCGGGCTCCTGCCAGCCCACCCTGCGTGCCGCCCGCTGCTCCTGAGCCCACAGTGGTGCTCCTGCAGGACGCAGGCAGCGAAGGGGACAGCGCCCCGGCCGGGGACATCTTCGAGGTCACCATTTCCCAGGGCCAGGAGAAGTGCTTTGTGGCGCCTGAGGAGCCAGGCCCTCCCCCTGGTCTGGTGCTCATCCACAAGGACCTGGCCATCAGCGCCTGGGCggaggtggtggaggtggagACAGGCAGCTGA